The stretch of DNA CGAGTCCTGCGGAATAGGGGGAGGAGTATGATGAAAGTCATTGTTGAGATAAAAGACAAAGAGGAAATGAAGAAAATCATGAAGATGTTCGGCAAGGAGCACGTTGCAGTCGTCAAGCCTCATAAGGAACGAATCCTCGATACGATCTTTAACAAATTCAAAGTAAAACTCCCTGCACGATACAAATTCGACAGGGAGGAAATCCATGCCCGATAAGGCATTCATTAATAATTGAAGAACCATCAGCACTAACATATCCGGTACTGTAATCACCCAGTTTGAGTTTACCGTTCGAATCCACAGAATATGTCCCGCTGATTAATGGATTAGTAACCTCTCAGACCCAAAAGTCGCGAAAAAAGCGGAGAAATCATTAAGAATATCTTAGAGAATGTTTTTTGTAGCTGGAGGGGCCGGACCTCGGCAGCTATGAAATGTCCAGAAGAAGGTTCATTCAAGATCCGTGAGTGGCAGAAAAAACAACTTGACACAAATAGAACGGTGTTATATATTTTTGGCATCATAATATTATAATCTCCGGATGTATTTCACGAGATGTAAAGCCAAGTGGTCCTGTTCGTAAATATGGTGAAGTACCGAGAGGGTCGTAGGGTGGTCTCATCAAGGCGCGCGACTGAGGCGTACCCCTCTGGTACACCGCAAGGAGCGGAACTTTGATCCGACCGCCCTACGGCACTCGAATGCCACCGTATTTACGAATAGGGCCACTAAACTTCCTTCACTATTCAAACCCTGTAAAAAAAGTGAAAACACCCTATGCAGAAAGAAAAACAAGACTACATGATCCGATGCGTTTCCAATGCCCTGAATATTCTCGAGTCCTTTACGGAAGATGACGCGGAACTCGGTGTGACCGAACTGGGAAAGAGGCTGAACCTCCACAAGAACAACGTGTTCCGGCTTCTGGCAACGCTGGAGATGCACGGTTATATTGAACAGAACAAGATCTCGGGGAATTACCGTTTGGGCATCAAGCCCCTGAAGCTCGGGAAGGCGTTTCAGCGGCACTGCGGTCTGACCAGTCAATCCAAGGAAATTCTTAGGGACCTGGTTGCATCCTGCAATGAGACCGTATCCATAGGCGTCTTCAAGGGGGGCAAGGTCATTTATATTGATGTGGAAGAGACCACCAAGTCGGTGCGGGTCGTCTCCAGGCTGGGTGCAGTCCTGCCGGCCTATTGCACTTCCATTGGAAAGGTCCTGCTTGCCTACAAGTCCGAAAAGGAGATCTCATCGTTTTTCCAGGAGATCCATTTTAAACCCTACACAACCAAGACGGTCACGGATCAAGAGGCGCTGCTCCGCCAGTTCGATGAGATCCGGCGCCGGGGCTATGCCATCGACAATGAGGAATTTGAAGAATCGGTCAAGTGCATTGCCGCACCGGTCCGGGACTATACCCGGAATGTGGTGGCCGGGCTTTCGATCTCAGGGCCTGCGCATCGTCTTCCAGAAACCAGAATCCAAAACGAGCTGGTTTCGTTGGTCCTAAACGCAGGCATGGAATTATCCAAAAAGCTGGGGTACGATATTTTATGAAAATCGCAATCTCCGGAAAAGGCGGCGTAGGCAAGACGACCCTTGCCGGCACTCTGGCTCGGCTCCTCTCGAACCAGGGATTCTCAGTCATTGCCGTGGACGCGGACCCGGACGCCAATCTGGGCTCGGCCATTGGTTTTACACAGGAAGAGATCAGGCACGTCCAGCCGATTGCCGAGATGTCCCATCTGATCGAGGAACGCACAGGCGCGAAGCCGGGCGCCTTGGGCGGGATCTTCAAACTCAATCCCGTGGTCAGCGACATTCCTGAAACCTATTCACTCAAGAAGGATCATATCCGTCTCCTCACCCTCGGGCGGGCCAAGAAGGGAGGGGCCGGCTGTTACTGCCCCGAAGGGGTCTTCCTTAAGCGGCTTCTTTCCCACCTGATCCTACAAAGTCATGAGGTGGTCATCCTCGATATGGAGGCAGGGATCGAACATTTAAGCCGCGGCACCACCGGCGGCGTGGATGCCTTCATCGTCGTGGTCGAACCGGGCAAGAGAAGCCTGCAGACCGCCTCCGATGTCCGGCGCATGGCGCATGATTTGGGGATAAAATCCATCTTCGTCGTGGGGAACAAGGTCTCAAACCCGGAAGAACTTGCCTTTCTCAAGAAAGAGTTTTCAGACGATGAATTCCTGGGCGCCCTCTCTTTTGACCGGACGGTGATCGATGCCGACC from Nitrospirae bacterium CG2_30_53_67 encodes:
- a CDS encoding carbon monoxide dehydrogenase, whose amino-acid sequence is MKIAISGKGGVGKTTLAGTLARLLSNQGFSVIAVDADPDANLGSAIGFTQEEIRHVQPIAEMSHLIEERTGAKPGALGGIFKLNPVVSDIPETYSLKKDHIRLLTLGRAKKGGAGCYCPEGVFLKRLLSHLILQSHEVVILDMEAGIEHLSRGTTGGVDAFIVVVEPGKRSLQTASDVRRMAHDLGIKSIFVVGNKVSNPEELAFLKKEFSDDEFLGALSFDRTVIDADLKGISPYDAGSGVVAETAGILDRLFVKIKKK
- a CDS encoding IclR family transcriptional regulator; protein product: MQKEKQDYMIRCVSNALNILESFTEDDAELGVTELGKRLNLHKNNVFRLLATLEMHGYIEQNKISGNYRLGIKPLKLGKAFQRHCGLTSQSKEILRDLVASCNETVSIGVFKGGKVIYIDVEETTKSVRVVSRLGAVLPAYCTSIGKVLLAYKSEKEISSFFQEIHFKPYTTKTVTDQEALLRQFDEIRRRGYAIDNEEFEESVKCIAAPVRDYTRNVVAGLSISGPAHRLPETRIQNELVSLVLNAGMELSKKLGYDIL